The window CAGATCAAACGGCCTGCATGTTGTTGCTGGGATTGCTGGGAACCAGTTTAGGAAAAAAAACCAAGGAGTCTCAAGATTCAGACAGAGACCTTGTTTaaagaaataaggcagagaggGTCACACAAGGGCATCCAACCACTCTTCTGGCCAGAattcatgcacatgcacatgcacatacacatataccaaacacatacactatacacttctctctctctttgtctctctctctctgtctctttcagtcactgtctctctctctctctctctctctctctctcacctatcagtctgtctgtctgtctgtctgtctgtctgtctgtctatcatctatctacacatccatcatctatctgtaTCTCTATCATGTACCTATCTATCATGCATCTAttttttctgcctctctttctagTAGTTTTCATTTGAATGCATGtttactttatatataaaaatgagtTGTGTTTCTGCACCACAACATAGGAATGTAATGCTTCGAGCTTTTGGGAGGCACCAAGTTTcacagaggaagaaaggcaagagACAGTCTGTCCTTTGCCAGGTGGAAATAGCTCCCATTTCATGTGAAACCCTTTTCAGGATCTTACTTCAATACTTAGCAATACTGACTTTCCCTTACTCCCATCTGTCTGGAGATTTTCTGGTCACCTGTGACTTGCTATAAGAAGAAAATGTACTTACAGTGTGCTCTGTGTCAGCACAGTGGAAGAGTGCTGTAGCAAGCTATTGAGTCTGTCTTGTGGAGGAGAGACTCTGGTCCCTCAATTACAGGCTTATAATTCCCTGGTCTTCCCCACAGGACTTGTGACTTTCAGCTTATATCCATAACAGCATCTGCATTGTTGATTAAGCGTAGGTTTCTGACAGCCTTGATCCTTTTACTTGTGAATGAAAAACTCCAGATTAAGACAGTAAACCCACAGAAGCAATTATGAGGAGTTGGGAAGAAACTTTTCTGTGAGCCCTCAGAGTATGTCACCCAAGGAGTCACAAGGGAAGTCACACATCCTATGATAGGGTTCAGGTGGCCCTGTTGGATTCAGAGAGACCTGACAGGTTTTCTTCAAAATCTAATATCTTGGGAGATTTCAGAAGTTAGTAACTAGCTTTAAGGGCGTGAAAGTTGAGGCTTTCACAGATCTTTTGTATCTCACTATTTAAagtactttttaattgaaaatagatttttctcatacaatatatcacAATTATAACTCCACTCCTTCTATACCTCTCATTTCTCCATATGCTTGTATCAACTCTCTGTCTTCtactagaaaagaacaggcctcaaagagatatcaacaaaacataactgataaaatataataagttGAAAACATCCTAACAAAGTCAGATAGCCAAGCCACTAAATGAACTTAAGGGGACCAAGAGAAGGTCCAAAAATAGAAGGctcattcattttcatattcagGAGTCCCACACATTTACTATGCTAACATATGTATATGATACCCGGTGTAAACCTTTGCAGGCCCTGTGCCTGCTGtgttagtctctgtgagctcatttgCCCTTATTTGACTCAGAgggtcttgttctcctggtgtcctccattctctctggctcttataatatttctgttcctcttccGCAGGATTTCTTGAGCTCTGAGTGGAGGGAATAGCTGGAGACCTCCAACTTAGTCTCTCCCATAGACTTAGACTTAGCATAAGGTGTGggtgtgagtctctgcatcttttTCCATCTGCTGTTGGTGGAAACCTCTCTGGTGATGAACAGATAAGCCACTGAACTCTGAGTTTAACAGAATATCATGATGAATCATTGCATTGATTTTCTTAAGACCcaaagtgttttgtttattttcaggaCTGTAGGCTGCTTAGTTCTTTGCTTCTTGGTTTCCCAAGCAGTGTTGTCAGGTTCAGTTTTGTGTTCTGTCTCTTGGAGTGGGGCTTAAATCAAAGCAGGCATTGATTGGCTATTCACAGAAGGTCTGTGCCAAAGTCACCCTAGAATATTTTACAGCAGAATAGTTTGTAAATCAAAGGTTTTTGACATGGCTGGTGTCcacatttctgtttttgaatCCTTCAGAGGATGTTCCCACCCCAAGAGACTAGAATGTAGTACTTAAAGGTCCATGCAGGTACCAGAATGAccctccatgttcaatgagttgtgagGTTGTTGCCCTTGGCTATGAGGTCCCTCTGTCAGTTTTGGGAAAGCAACAAAACTTtggattatttgggaatttccaCAGGATCCCATTGGCCTACAACTCAACTGAATTTTATCCACTTTGCCACTGGCAGCCTCCCCTGGCTACAATAGATGGCCTGTTGAGACTCCATAACAGCTATTACTTGGAGTCCTTATTAGGACCAGATTCATGGATTCTagaaagtttccactgcactaggtttctacacTACCCTCCAAATACCTTCCAATTCCAGAAGTCTTCTACTACATACTCTCTTTCCCTTTAATATTGCCCTGTAGTGGATGGTACAGTGTTTCTTGGTTAATTCGGGTCCATTAAATGAAAACTCAGAGATATTTTAAGAGTAAATGTGAAGGTATCTTCTCCACTAGTGCTTAGCTTCAACCATgttgattcctgggaatttctctcgTGCCTGTTTTTATCTTTAGCCCATATGACCTCcatctatcaaggtatctcttttcttaataGGAAATCTTTTTGTAATAATCCATAGGTGAAAATATACAGTAGAATGGGATATTTCAATAAGATAATCATCATAAATTAAAGGCAGTGGGGATGCTCCCATagccattcacaccatgccagttCCCAGAGCAAAATGATAGTGGCATACTTGCAGAGGCATAGCTTTAGTAAGAGATATTCTAAAACTGAAGCAAGACCTTGggacctttcctttcctttcctttcctttcctttcctttctgagaTTTACCCATCAGTGCTTGCTTCCTGGTGGGCTCAACTCCAGAAGGTCACTTGCCACCGGCTACTTCTATGACATGGCTACTGGGAATATGCAATACTGAAATTCTAAGCATGTCTCATCAACTTAGTAAGATAAATATTTATCCCATGTCTTATAATTTTCTAAGGCATGGGGTATCATCTTGAGTTTTTAGGCTCCCACAAATCTCAGTATTTGCCACCATCTGTCATCAAGCATTGTAATTATTCATGTACAGCAaggtgaagagaaaaaaatgtgtcttcAGAATTTTACTCCACTTAAATGTGTTGTGGCCTCTATGATGGCCTCTATGAGTTTTAATAGTTAATTTAGGATGCTATTGCATTAATGTTCTTAGTTAATTTTCTCGTTATTTTGacaaaaaatcacagaaaatcacTAACGTTTGgaaaagtttatttcagcttgtagCGTATGACTATAGTCCATCATGTCAAGGAATCATGGAATCAGGTGGTTGAGGTCCCGGATCATGTAGTATTAAGAGTCACATGAAAAGAGAGATGGATGCCAGTTCAAACTTGTTTTTCCCCATTTTATTCCATCCAGGAATGTTGATGGCTTTGCAGAATTAGATCTACCTCCAGTCACCTAACTTAGAAACTCCCTCAAAGAAGTGTACAGATGTGTGTTTCCTAGGTGATTGTAGAATCCCTGAAGTGAACTATCACCATTAAGAATCATGTTACCTAATATAGTGTGGTCGAAGATGAGGCTTAGACTTGCACAAATGATAAATGAATATATGGATATCTTTATGAACAGAAACCAACAACTTGTGACAcatggaaatattaaaaaaaagatctTTCCCCAGGCAGACAGAAGACAGTGTGGAGACAAAGTTGGCAGCAGTGATTAGTACAATGGGACAACATATAGAGACATGCTTATAGAAATGTAGAGGTTAACCTCTAACTCTGAGACTGTCACAAATTGTCATACAATAACAGACTTTAGGGAACCCCCATGGGGGGCCTTACACTCCCTGggtgcagagggaggaggaggtggggggtgctgttgaggggttgggggaggggaaggagagggagaagggattcacatttgaagcaggcttgtttctaattgagCTAATAAAACATAATCTCTAGGGGGGAAAGTCATACAGAATGCCAGGGTCAAAGCAACTGAAGAGGAAGTGACGTTGGTACACAGGTGGATTGGAAGTCTAGGGATATCTCTGGCTTCCAGTGGAAGTCTGAGAACACAATGAGCAGGCACAGCAAATAGGCATCATTGACTCCTCCTCCCAGAGAAACCTGAAAGTGAAGCCACAAGCCCAGACCAAGAGGTCAAATTTAGAACATCAGTGAAGCcaaaacatgaataaataccGTGAAGTTGCTCACACAAACATGTTTTTCTCAATATGCCAAAGatcttggatttttctttgcCATTCTGTTTTCTCATTCAGTAGCAGTAGTGGAAGCAGACTCCAGGCTGTGCCTGAAGAGAAACACACAACTCAACAGCCTATTGGACATCTGCAAGCACAAAATACTCTTCAGTATGTGATGATCCCTATTTCCACAGCCTTCGGAGTGAAAACAAAGATATCTTAATCACATGGAGACATTTAGAGAGCATTAGAATAATTGTAATAACTTTTGATGCTTAATTTAAAATCACTGACTTTCTTAATAACACCTGGTCATGGGTGGTCGATAATCAATAATGTATGAAAGAATATTTCAATCTATCATTACATGCAAGTCACCACATTAAATTACCTTCCCCTACAGAAGGAAAAATGATTCTTAGGAGAAGATTTGTTACTACTGATGAGGATAAAGGGGCAAAATGTGGGGAAGCACGTGTCTAGGAAAGTAAATAAGCTGATTATCCACAGCTTTGGGTTGTTAAATGATGTTGTGTAGAGAACTAATATAAAGGACATTGAGTAGGAGAGGACAAAGGTGCACACAAGGATCAAGATGGTTTTTGTGGCTCTGTCTTCAGGGGAGCCTCTGAGGGAATACAGGACACTGTGGATGTACTGTAGCTGACTCCTGTGCCTGTAGAGGATGCCTACCATGAAGACACTGGTCCAGACCATGAGACTCAGACACAGACCGTCAGTGAAACAAATCAATATCAGATGTAGTAGAGTTGCAGTTTTGCTCAAAATAGTTGCTGAGCAATACCCCAACTTGATTTTCATGGTGAAGTTTTGGTTAGTACCAGATCCAACCACATCTATAGCTGTTTTGCTGTTTAGAAGCAGATGCACAAGCCAGCTGAGTGAGCAGGACTGAACCATGTACTTGGAGATGGAGTGTTTAAGCTTCATGCACCTGGAGTTTCTGGGGCTGATTGTGATTGCCTGGAAGCAACTCAAGAGGCAGGTGCAGTGCAGGGAAATGCCCCTGGACACTCGGTTACTGTAGAGAGTCAGTTTACATAAAAGGTCATCCAGGAGATTGTGCAAGCCCAGCTGTGCCAGTATGTGAGGAATTACTCTTGAGATAATAACCAAAGAATTGGCTAAAGTCAGGTGCTTTATAATCTGGTCTTTGGGCATCAGATTTTTTCTAGTGAATATAGACATGACATAAGGAAGAAGAACTGACCAGTTGCCAAGAATCCCAACAGCTGTTTGAGAGAAGAACAAAACCCACATTGGCAAGTTCTCAATAACCATCATCTTTTCAGCTTAAACAGACAATACTACTCAATACTACTCaggaagaaaacatttctctgtgtattcattttacCAGCTCAAATTGTATCACCATCCAACCATCATTTATTAATATGTTTTCCCCATTGAAAAATTTCTTGAAGGATTTTAACattgttatatattatatttgtcttgAGATCAGTCACACTATTGATGGATAAATAACAGACTCTAATGATAGGTACCTTTAAGTTGCCTCCAGTTTGCAAATTTCTTGCcgtaaataaaaatgcatgttaTTTATAGTTTATGACCATTGTCTTTTCATGTCAAATTTTTGAAGCCTACTCTCTGAACAGATGCGTATACATCTGTCACAATATCAAAGAGATCGCTCTAGTCTAGATACTACTGCTCAATAGATCAGGGGGTATTGAAATTGTAGTACTTCAGTCATGGAGCAGTGGCTCATCAGTTGATATGTTTGCTCATGTCACTGGCCATGTAAGAGGAGCAGCAGATGCCAATTGACTTCAGAGGATCAGTcgatctggaaaaaaaaatcatgatgggtaatcaggcgttggtggcacacgcctttaatcccagcacttgggaggcagaggcaggtggatctctgtgagttcaaggtagCCTGGTTTATggggtgagtgccaggacaggctccaaagcaataaagagaaaccctgcgtctaaaagcaaaacaacaataacagcaacaacaaaaaaccatccaccaccaccccccccaaagaaaacatgATGAGTGAATCTTAGATACACAAGGACTTTACATCCTTGGCCCTagaatgtttctttcttcttctgtgcCTTTGCATGTTTGCCACTTCCCTTTATCTCTAGTATCTGTCATGGTGTGAGGGGTGTGGGGAGATCGGCACTGTCGTTAATGAAATATGATCATCTCTTGGAAATTGTCCATTTTACTGGGAATTTTACCTGTTTATTATTAAGATGATGATTTCCTCCTATGCTGTGCTGTTTAAATGAAGCAATGATTTTTACACAATTACAGTAGTAGTTTAAGTAGAAATTTAAACAATAATAGTGTTATTTATACAATAATTATGTTAGTTTAAgtagtttttattaaatatagtAGGGAATTACAATCGATGTTAGTTAAGTAGAAAAATTAACATAGGTAAGGGTAGAATAAATTGCTGCGAATGCCTCTGATAAAGCAGAGGCtacagaagataaaagaaaacaaaacaaaacaaggaaatgtcACACAGCTAGACTACATTGAGGAGCCATACAGATTCTGGCTTAGGTAAATGATTACGAACCCAAGAGGACGATCTTAAGCTGTATAAAGGCACATAGCTGGGATCCAGATTAAGGTTATCTATCAAATATAAAGCAGCCTAATTATTATTAGCCAAAATAACTTTCTTGTTAGGATGTGCTGTGGACGAAAGGTGGTAATTACCTCCTTGTGCCCATTTCTACCCTCAGTTACCTGATATTAAAACctgttgatgagtgggtatgcacTCTGAGGTTTTAGATTAGAGCTGGTGGATTCTTTTACATATATAGAAGTTTACATTTGTTATTATTCTAAGACTTCCTATAAGATAACCTTTGTAGCCACAAAATGCAGCCTTCTAGTAGAAGAATGGGATGAATAAAATACCTTGCttgttaccagcctacaatccccatcaccaaaggaactaggaaacaagaaggactctaagagaagaatgcatggaacccagagaatgggaaggggcggGATCTccagagctaattgggagcttgaaggtatgggagagggagctgggagaatgggaggcgcagaagaggaggggagaggtggaaatggaggagcaggaaggttgagttggggggaagaatagaggagaccaggatgagagataccattacagagggagccattataggtttctcagagagatctggcactagggagatttccagagacctacaagaatgataccaactgacaatcttggcaatggtggagaggctaccctcaatgcccttcccctataatgagactgatgactactttatatgccatcctagagccctcatccagtggctgatgaagcagaggcagacaaccacagGTATACACtggactgaactctggaacccagttgcagagagggagaagtgaagagcaaagaggtcagaaccagacttgtgaaacccacagaaacagctgacctgaacaagggggagtgcatggatcccagactgatgtctggaaggccagcagaggactgatccagacccctgctcacggatgtcaatgaggaggccttggcagtctatggagcccctggtagtggatcagtatttaccccttgCATAataagggactttgggagcccatcccacattttgggatgctctctcagcctggaacaGGGGTAGGGACTAGGCCCttcaggatgatatgacagactttgtggaATCCCCATGGAGGCCcttacactccctggggagcagaggggggatgaggtggggggagGCTGAGggcctggggggaggggagggagagggagaagggattgacatgtgaagcagccttgtttctaatttgaactaataaaaaataatctcttgggaaaaatacttgcttgcttacactctgttaatctCTAACATGTTAGTTGGAAATGAATGTATGTGGATTTTTGGAAAAccttgtttttcacctgtaataagTAAAATGTCCAATCATTTTATGATTAAATATGAATCATATTCAACAGCATATGAAAACATGCAGTTTCATTACCTGTTCACAGCAATCGTTCACTTCAAAAATAGAAATTAACcagattataatttttatattgcatAGAAGCcatagaggaaaaataaagacaaaatacagaggaaggaaaccatcaaaagaATATGTGTGTTCTGAATCTGTTCCCTGATtccctcaactaagaaaatggcTTAGTAAACTGACCTCATCAAGCCCAGCACGCTGAAGCCTGGTCCTTATGATAGTGGTAGCTGCTTTTATAGGGGACTCAGGTTTgctttccag is drawn from Cricetulus griseus strain 17A/GY unplaced genomic scaffold, alternate assembly CriGri-PICRH-1.0 unplaced_scaffold_14, whole genome shotgun sequence and contains these coding sequences:
- the LOC113838801 gene encoding vomeronasal type-1 receptor 4-like, whose translation is MVIENLPMWVLFFSQTAVGILGNWSVLLPYVMSIFTRKNLMPKDQIIKHLTLANSLVIISRVIPHILAQLGLHNLLDDLLCKLTLYSNRVSRGISLHCTCLLSCFQAITISPRNSRCMKLKHSISKYMVQSCSLSWLVHLLLNSKTAIDVVGSGTNQNFTMKIKLGYCSATILSKTATLLHLILICFTDGLCLSLMVWTSVFMVGILYRHRSQLQYIHSVLYSLRGSPEDRATKTILILVCTFVLSYSMSFILVLYTTSFNNPKLWIISLFTFLDTCFPTFCPFILISSNKSSPKNHFSFCRGR